The sequence CCTACGGCACTTCGCGCACTCCGGAGAAACTTGAGCGCGCGAAAGACTTCGGGCTGTCTCAATCCATCGCGGTCGGGAATGATCCTTCGAAGTTCGCTGCGGCGGTGGAGGAATGGACGAACGGTGAAGGCGTGAACGTGATTCTCGATCTAGTGGGCGCTGCTTATCTGAAAGCTAATCTCGATTCGCTCGCCACGAAGGGCCGGCTGATCTTCGTCGGCACAACCAGCGGCGCCAAAGCCGAAATTGATTATTCAATTGTCATGCGCAAACGTCTTCGCGTCATGGGAACGTCTTTGCGCACGCGGTCGCTCCCAGAAAAGGCAACCGCCACGCGCCTGTTCGCCGAGCATGTCGTCCCGCTGCTCGAAAACGGATCAGTGCGGCCGGTCGTCGATTCGGTTTTCACGATGGATGAAGTGCGCGAGGCTCACCGCCGCATTGAATCGAACGAGACGTTCGGGAAAGTTATTTTGAGGATTGATTAACTGCGGGTGTCACCGGCGATGTTCGCGGGTCAGGTGTTCGAGGTGCACCAACATGCCGGGCAGCGTCAGTCGTGACAATGCACAGACCGTGACAACCTTCACCCTCGAGCCGGTGAACCAGACGCCGCGCCTCTTCGTGCGTGAGGTCGGTGGCTTCACAACCACGATTGCTGAGCACGGCCCACTGTTGGCTTTGAAGATCGCTCGTCATTGGCTCAATGTCTTCCCTCTCGCTTTGAGGGAACTAAACAGACTTAACTCAACAGGTTGCAACCCGAAGGGTTGCTAGAGAGTAGCCGGGGGTCGCAGCGAAGCGTAGACCCCCGGAAACGTCCGCGTAGCATTCGGCACCCTGAAAGGGTGCAAGATGCGTTCTGTGACCTTTCAGGGTCAAAAATCATAAACACTCGATCCGGGGGTGTCGCGCGGCGCGCTCAACCCCCGGCTACTATCTTTCAGCCCTTCGGGCTGAGGGAGAGGCGAATAACACACCTGATTCATCTCAACGCTGATTACGGGTTTCAAGGGAGAGGGAGTTCCGTACCTACTTCCCTTTGAAATCCGCTTTTCGCTTTTCGAGGAACGCGCTGACGCCTTCGTCTTTATCTTCGCTCGAGAAACACAGCGCGAACAGATCGACTTCGCGACGCAACCCTTCGTCGAGGTTTGATCGCGACGCCGCCTTTACCGCTTCCTTGGCGAGGCGGAGAGCGACCGGACTCTTCTCAGCGATGCGGTTGGCCACTTCCATTGTCTTCGTCTGGAGTTGATCGGCCGGAACAACGTGGTTCGCCAGGCCCAACCGGAACGCTTCCTGCGCGTTGATGATCTCACCCGTCAAAATCATCTCCATCGCTTTGCCTTCGCCCACCAGACGCGTCAGGCGCTGCGTGCCGCCGCCACCGGGAATGATGCCAAGGTTGATTTCCGGTTGGCCGAACGAGGCGGTCTCGCTGGCAATCCGAATGTCGCAGGCCAGCGCCAACTCGCAGCCGCCGCCGAGACAATAACCATTGACCATCGCGATCACCGGTTTTGGAAAAGTATCGACCGCATTGAACAAACCGCGATCGAGCATGATGGCGCGCTGCGCCAAGGCGGTGCGGCCTGCGAACTCAGCGATGTCAGCGCCCGCCACGAACGCCTTGTCGCCCGCGCCGGTAAAAATCACGACCCGCACTGAATCGTCCTGGCTCAATTCATCCAGCGCGGCTGCGCCTTCGGCGCGCGTCTGGATGTTCAACGCGTTCCGCTTTTCCGGACGATTGATCGTGATGATGGCGACGCGGTCGCGGCGCTCGATGAGAATACTCTCGTACGTTTGACTCACTTTAATTGCTCCTGTTTTGGTTAAGAATTGGTGAAGTAAAACACAAAGCGCCCGCGAAAGGCGAGTGCCCAGGACTACTCAGATCTTTGCCGTTCCTCTCGGTGTCTCGGTGAGTTCTCTGTGTCTCTGTGGTGAAAAACGTTTAGAGATCACTCACCCCAGAGACACCGAGATTGCACTGAGACACAGAGGCCAGCCATGCAACCACCCGCGTTGTCGGTCAGGGATTATTTAGAAGTGGTCTCGTCCGTGGTGGCCGCCTGTTCATCCGCCACCCATGAGACGAACAGTCGCATCCAGTTTTCGGAAGGTTCGGCAATCTGCACGCCCACGCGCGCGGTTCCGTAGATCGCCGGTGAGATGCGCACTACCGTCGCCGTCGCTTCGGTGGGCGAGCCATCCGGCTTGTGCGCGCGGATGTAAAGGTGTTCGCCGATCCCAACTCGCTGATTGAGATGGAAAAGCGCGCCGGAAGTCGAGATGTCATCAGTTTCCGTCGGCTCGCTCCACGCGGCGCCGTCATCCGAACGACCTGACACGACAATCGGAAGCCGCAGCGCCATTCGCAGCGCAAAGCGTCTCTCTTCATTTTGATAAGGAGTGCTCATTACCGTCGCCATTCGAGTCCCGCTTGTTCGCGCGCGCTCACCAATGTTCAGCTAGTATAAGCCCTGCGCGCCTGTTCTGGCTCATTCCATTTATAAAAACCTTCACCGCTCTTTTTGCCCAGTTTTCCCTCGCTCACCATCCGGCGAAGAATATCCGGTGGCCTGAATGTCTCAGATTCGAGCGTTTCATGCAGATATTCGGCGATGCTCAAACGCACATCCAGCCCGACCATGTCCGTCAATTTTAGCGGTCCGACCGGGTGGTTGTAGCCGAGTTCCATGGCCGTGTCGATGTCGCGCGCGCTGGCCACGCCCTGCTCAACCATGCGCATCGCTTCCAGGCCTAGCGTGACACCGAGACGGCTGGAAGCAAATCCCGGAACATCGCGGACGACGATCGGTTCCTTCTTCATGCGTTGCGCTACTTCACGCACTGTCGCCGTAGTTTCGTCTGACGTTTCGCTGCTGACGACGATTTCGACTAACCGCATGATATGAACCGGATTGAAGAAATGCATGCCGACAACGTCCGCAGGCCGATTCGATACTTTGGCAATTTCATTGATCGAAAGCGAAGACGTGTTGGTCGCGAAGATGCAGTTGCTGGTCACCAGTTCTTCGGTTTGACGCAGCAGGCCCTGCTTTAGTTCGAGATTCTCAGGCGCTGCTTCGATCACCAGATCGCTTTCGCCTATCTCAGCAAAATCCGTCGTCACGCGAATTCGCGAGAGCGTTTCGTCGCGCTCCTGCTCGGTTACTTTTCCGCGCTCAATGCCCTTCGCCAGATTTCGCTCAATCGACTTCATGCCGCGCTGCGTCGAGGCCTCATCAAGGTCGCGCATCAGGACGTCGTAACCCGACGCCGCGGCGACTTGCGCGATGCCGTGGCCCATCGTGCCCGCGCCGAGCACACTGATGCGCCGAATTGGGCGAGCCGAAGCCGGGTTGTTGTCTTGGTCCGAGTTCTTATTCAACGTCGCAATTTAAGGGGCCGAACCGTTAAGGTGGATGCCAATTCAGGCCACGATGTGGCTGGGGCCTGGCTGGTTCGACTAACTCGTACAGCACTAGTTATACTACACGCGCAACGCAAAACGCCAACAGTTTTCCCGCAATCAATTGTCAGAACCCGGAGCGATAGCGACGGGATCGGCGCACCACTAAGGCCGTTGGCGAGCCATTGACCGGTTGCCCTTGCTCCCGGTTCTGAACATAGAGGAGACCCTGAATTGCCCACACAAGAACTTCATCGCCAGGTAGTAATTATCGGTTCCGGCCCCGCGGGATTGACCGCGGCGATCTACAGCGCGCGCGCGAATTTGAATCCGCTGCTGGTTGATGCGCCGGCCGACACCGAGAAACAAACAACGCCGGGCGGGCAGTTAATGATCACCACTGAAGTGGAAAACTATCCGGGCTTTGCGGAAGGCATTCAGGGTCCTGACCTGATGGTTCAGTTTCGCCAGCAAGCTGAACGCTTTGGCACGGAATTCCTGGAGGAGTGGATTACGCGCGTCGATTTTAGCGAGCGACCTTTCAAGTTGTTCACGGAGAATACAGTCATCACGGCTGAGACGTTGATCATCGCTTCGGGCGCGTCCGCGAAGTGGCTGGGGATTCCGGGTGAGGCAAAGACTCCGCATGGCTTTGGTGGTAACGGCGTGTCGGCTTGCGCGACTTGCGACGGCCCGCTGCCCGCGTTTCGCAACAAGCGTTTGGTCGTGGTTGGCGGCGGCGACACGGCGATGGAAGAGGCTACGTTCCTGACACGGTATGCGTCGCGCGTGTTCGTCGTGCACCGGCGTGACAAGCTGCGCGCGTCGAAGATCATGCAGGACAAAGCGCTTGCGAACGAAAAGATTGAATTCATCTGGAACACTGCAGTTGACGAGATTCTCGGGACGCATGATCAGGGAGTGACCGGCGTGCGGCTGCGGAATTTACAGACCAGCGAAACTACCGAATTCGAATGCGAAGGCGTCTTTATCGCGATTGGCCACAAGCCGAACACAGACTTGTTCAAAGGCCAGATCGACATGGACGACGTTGGCTACATCGTCACCTCAGGCCGCTCAACCGCGACAAACATTCCGGGTGTCTTTGCTGCCGGCGATGTGCAGGATTCAGTTTACCGGCAAGCAGTCACGGCGGCGGGCACGGGCTGCATGTCAGCCATCGATGCGGAACGATTTCTGGATCATCTACCGATCGCCATGCCCACCGGTGAAGAGGTCACGATGGAAGGCGAGCATCTGTCTAAGGATCACAGCATGATCACCATGCCGACCGGTGAAGTTGTTTCGAATGAGGCTTGAGCAGCCGATGTGTGAGGGCCAACGCGGGGTGTCGGGCCTTACGACCTTTCCAATCGATCTA is a genomic window of Pyrinomonadaceae bacterium containing:
- a CDS encoding enoyl-CoA hydratase-related protein, producing MSQTYESILIERRDRVAIITINRPEKRNALNIQTRAEGAAALDELSQDDSVRVVIFTGAGDKAFVAGADIAEFAGRTALAQRAIMLDRGLFNAVDTFPKPVIAMVNGYCLGGGCELALACDIRIASETASFGQPEINLGIIPGGGGTQRLTRLVGEGKAMEMILTGEIINAQEAFRLGLANHVVPADQLQTKTMEVANRIAEKSPVALRLAKEAVKAASRSNLDEGLRREVDLFALCFSSEDKDEGVSAFLEKRKADFKGK
- a CDS encoding PilZ domain-containing protein → MSTPYQNEERRFALRMALRLPIVVSGRSDDGAAWSEPTETDDISTSGALFHLNQRVGIGEHLYIRAHKPDGSPTEATATVVRISPAIYGTARVGVQIAEPSENWMRLFVSWVADEQAATTDETTSK
- a CDS encoding 3-hydroxyacyl-CoA dehydrogenase family protein, with product MNKNSDQDNNPASARPIRRISVLGAGTMGHGIAQVAAASGYDVLMRDLDEASTQRGMKSIERNLAKGIERGKVTEQERDETLSRIRVTTDFAEIGESDLVIEAAPENLELKQGLLRQTEELVTSNCIFATNTSSLSINEIAKVSNRPADVVGMHFFNPVHIMRLVEIVVSSETSDETTATVREVAQRMKKEPIVVRDVPGFASSRLGVTLGLEAMRMVEQGVASARDIDTAMELGYNHPVGPLKLTDMVGLDVRLSIAEYLHETLESETFRPPDILRRMVSEGKLGKKSGEGFYKWNEPEQARRAYTS
- the trxB gene encoding thioredoxin-disulfide reductase, whose translation is MPTQELHRQVVIIGSGPAGLTAAIYSARANLNPLLVDAPADTEKQTTPGGQLMITTEVENYPGFAEGIQGPDLMVQFRQQAERFGTEFLEEWITRVDFSERPFKLFTENTVITAETLIIASGASAKWLGIPGEAKTPHGFGGNGVSACATCDGPLPAFRNKRLVVVGGGDTAMEEATFLTRYASRVFVVHRRDKLRASKIMQDKALANEKIEFIWNTAVDEILGTHDQGVTGVRLRNLQTSETTEFECEGVFIAIGHKPNTDLFKGQIDMDDVGYIVTSGRSTATNIPGVFAAGDVQDSVYRQAVTAAGTGCMSAIDAERFLDHLPIAMPTGEEVTMEGEHLSKDHSMITMPTGEVVSNEA